The Natrinema salifodinae genome includes a window with the following:
- a CDS encoding DUF4112 domain-containing protein, with protein MATGAADNVSSALEEFEGDLPSTVDEAALERMRVSARILDEGMRVPGTNFRFGLDPIVGILPGVGDSAASIVSLYIVAESARMGVSQSTLLRMLANVAVDTIGGSVPIIGVLFDAFWKSNKWNVMLALEDLADGGQAEREPKTVSID; from the coding sequence ATGGCTACCGGCGCAGCCGACAACGTCAGTTCGGCGCTCGAAGAGTTCGAGGGCGACCTTCCCAGTACGGTCGACGAAGCGGCGCTCGAACGAATGCGCGTCTCCGCGCGCATCCTCGACGAAGGGATGCGAGTTCCCGGCACGAACTTCCGATTCGGACTCGATCCGATCGTCGGCATCCTCCCGGGGGTCGGCGACAGCGCAGCGTCGATCGTTTCGCTGTACATCGTCGCCGAGTCCGCCCGAATGGGCGTCTCTCAGTCGACGCTCCTTCGCATGCTCGCGAACGTCGCCGTCGACACCATCGGCGGCTCCGTCCCGATCATCGGCGTCCTCTTCGACGCCTTCTGGAAGTCGAACAAGTGGAACGTCATGCTGGCACTCGAGGACCTCGCTGACGGCGGCCAGGCGGAGCGCGAACCGAAGACCGTCTCCATAGACTAA
- a CDS encoding HalOD1 output domain-containing protein: MQTDLTPADGTTDPQYDQTNDRYVFHHDSDGTAALTTTIVHALASIADTDVSQGEFSLYDSVDPDALDRIFSPKADGADRTGGHIAFTALEHEVYVYANGDIIIYPPAETPRTPTTN; the protein is encoded by the coding sequence ATGCAGACGGATCTCACACCCGCCGACGGCACGACCGACCCCCAGTACGACCAGACCAACGACCGCTACGTCTTCCACCACGACAGCGACGGGACGGCGGCTCTCACGACGACGATCGTACACGCACTCGCGTCGATCGCGGACACCGACGTCTCGCAGGGCGAGTTCTCCCTGTACGATAGCGTCGATCCGGATGCACTCGATCGCATCTTCAGTCCCAAAGCGGACGGTGCCGACCGGACGGGCGGTCACATCGCCTTTACCGCCCTGGAACACGAGGTGTACGTCTACGCGAACGGCGACATCATCATCTACCCGCCCGCGGAGACGCCCCGCACTCCGACGACGAACTGA
- a CDS encoding MTH1187 family thiamine-binding protein: MTVIALLSVAPVIEDSMAGEIAKAVDALEEYDVTYETNPMGTVIEAESADELFAAAQAAHEAVDADRVSTVLKIDDKRTRDVSAQEKVDAVEEQLGRPATNRED, encoded by the coding sequence ATGACGGTAATCGCACTACTGAGCGTCGCACCGGTGATCGAGGACAGCATGGCGGGCGAGATCGCGAAGGCCGTCGACGCCCTCGAGGAGTACGACGTTACCTACGAGACGAATCCGATGGGGACTGTGATCGAGGCCGAGTCGGCCGACGAACTGTTCGCAGCCGCCCAGGCGGCCCACGAGGCCGTCGACGCCGACCGAGTGAGCACCGTCCTGAAGATCGACGACAAGCGAACGCGCGACGTCTCCGCACAGGAGAAGGTTGACGCCGTCGAAGAACAGCTCGGCCGCCCGGCGACGAACCGCGAAGACTGA